TTGAGAGCTAAACTTAAACCGTTAGGTTTATTGAGTAGAGATTCGCGCAAAAAAGAGAGAAAAAAGTACGGAAGAAGGAAAGCCCGTGCTTCTTTCCAATGGTCCAAGCGGTAGATGATAGATGCAGCTATTGTTGGTGTTAGCGGATTTACAGGAATAGAACTTCTTAAGATTCTCACTTCTCACAAAGAAGTAAATATATCTTATATTGCTTCTCGCACCTTTGTTGGAAAGAACATCGCCGATGTTTATCCTCTATTTAAGACTGTATGCGAGATGGAATGCGAAGAGATGGATGCAGAAAAGATGGATGGATGCGATGTGGTGTTTTTAACCCTTCCTCATTCTGTATCGATGGATATTGCCAGGCAAATTTATAGGGCAAAAATAATAGACTTCAGTGCAGATTTTCGCTTAAAAGATGTAAATACCTATGAAAAATGGTATGAAAAAGAGCATATAGCAAAGGATCTCTTAAAAGAGGCGGTATATGGACTGCCGGAGCTTTATAGGGGAGAGATAAAGAAAACCAGGATTGTGGCTAATCCGGGTTGTTATTCTACAGCCTGTATTTTACCTATCATTCCATTTATTGAGAAAAATGTTATACAAGATGATATCGTTGCCGATTGTAAATCTGGCGTGAGTGGTGCAGGGAAAACATTGAGAGAAGAGCTACAGTTTTCGGAGGTAGGAGAAAATTTTTATCCCTATGCTATTTCTGGTCACAGACATGCACCGGAGATAGAAGAGGTGATAAAAAGATATACAAATAGGAATATAGAACTTACCTTTGTTCCTCATCTTATTCCTGCAATGAGGGGTATTATCGCCACCATTTATGCAAATATAAATAGAGAGTTAAAAGATGAAGATGCTTATGAAATATTAAAAGAGTTTTATGAAGATGAACCGTTTGTGAGAATAAGAAGAGATGTGCCTCAGATAAAAGATGTAAGAGGAACGAACTTTTGTGATATAGGAGCTTTTATAAAAAACGGAAAGATTATCTTT
Above is a window of Deltaproteobacteria bacterium DNA encoding:
- a CDS encoding N-acetyl-gamma-glutamyl-phosphate reductase, with amino-acid sequence MIDAAIVGVSGFTGIELLKILTSHKEVNISYIASRTFVGKNIADVYPLFKTVCEMECEEMDAEKMDGCDVVFLTLPHSVSMDIARQIYRAKIIDFSADFRLKDVNTYEKWYEKEHIAKDLLKEAVYGLPELYRGEIKKTRIVANPGCYSTACILPIIPFIEKNVIQDDIVADCKSGVSGAGKTLREELQFSEVGENFYPYAISGHRHAPEIEEVIKRYTNRNIELTFVPHLIPAMRGIIATIYANINRELKDEDAYEILKEFYEDEPFVRIRRDVPQIKDVRGTNFCDIGAFIKNGKIIFVSAIDNLIKGASGQAVQNMNIMFNIEETEGLTPYPFYP